From the Lathyrus oleraceus cultivar Zhongwan6 chromosome 4, CAAS_Psat_ZW6_1.0, whole genome shotgun sequence genome, one window contains:
- the LOC127074904 gene encoding probable calcium-binding protein CML16, producing MSMLQTDDQIKQLSDIFNRFDMDSDGSLTHLELAALLRSLGIKPTGDELHALLNNMDNNNNGYIEFDELVNAIMPDMNENVLVNQEQLLEVFRSFDRDGNGFITAAELAGSMAKMGHPLTYHELANMMAEADSNGDGVISFNEFATMMAKSAADFLGVKVQ from the coding sequence ATGTCAATGCTCCAAACCGACGATCAAATCAAACAACTAAGCGACATATTCAATCGCTTCGACATGGACTCCGACGGCAGCCTAACACATCTCGAGCTCGCCGCGCTCCTCCGCTCGCTCGGCATCAAACCAACCGGCGACGAACTCCACGCCTTACTCAACAACATGGACAACAACAACAACGGTTACATCGAATTCGACGAGCTCGTTAACGCAATCATGCCGGACATGAACGAGAATGTTTTAGTCAATCAAGAACAGCTTCTAGAGGTTTTTCGCTCGTTCGACCGAGACGGTAACGGCTTCATCACGGCGGCGGAACTCGCCGGATCAATGGCAAAGATGGGACATCCTTTAACCTATCACGAACTTGCTAACATGATGGCTGAAGCTGATAGCAATGGTGATGGTGTTATTAGTTTCAATGAATTTGCTACTATGATGGCTAAATCCGCAGCTGATTTTCTTGGTGTTAAGGTACAATAG